The following are from one region of the Streptosporangiales bacterium genome:
- a CDS encoding DUF1298 domain-containing protein, with product MRALIDRATSADLMQLAGDSTSHPRNIAAILVLDTTPLQAWPLIRHMVTGRARSVPRLRQCLVSTPWGCGRPIWVDDPEFDIEHHLRRQVTCPAPGDEHALLRLAADAMAAPLDRRHPLWSLTMVTGLADGRAALIGVTHHVMTDGTGGMGVLEALLDGGTVVPVARSASRPTNFELFVDTLRTRCRRVWHLPAQVRDVRDGLRELVADGVATTAPTSLRRPCGSERALAVVRAELAAVRAAAHRYGGTVNDVLLAAVGGALGDLLRSRGESTDAVLVSVPVSGRRPQVDSRPTNKVGVITVPIPTGGQPARRLASVTRTTRSHRTTRPGASVALLGPVFRALDRLGLFDWFVRRQRFIDTSVTNLHGPVGSLSFLGVRVDEVVAVSTLTGNVTVNFAVLSYAGRLTMTVVADEATCPDLDVLAAALQRELDVLAGGDARATSLVGVAASGNSV from the coding sequence ATGCGTGCGCTGATCGATCGAGCGACCTCGGCTGATCTCATGCAGCTCGCAGGGGACAGTACGAGTCACCCCAGGAACATCGCTGCGATCCTGGTCCTCGACACCACCCCCCTGCAGGCTTGGCCCTTGATACGTCACATGGTCACCGGACGTGCACGGTCCGTGCCACGGCTGCGCCAGTGTCTGGTGTCGACGCCGTGGGGATGCGGCCGACCGATCTGGGTGGACGATCCCGAGTTCGACATCGAGCACCACCTTCGACGACAGGTGACGTGCCCCGCCCCCGGGGACGAGCACGCCCTCCTCAGGCTCGCCGCGGACGCGATGGCGGCGCCACTCGACCGGCGCCATCCATTGTGGTCGCTCACGATGGTGACGGGTCTCGCGGACGGTCGTGCGGCGTTGATCGGTGTGACCCATCACGTCATGACGGACGGCACCGGCGGAATGGGCGTGTTGGAGGCATTGCTCGACGGAGGCACGGTCGTGCCCGTCGCTCGCTCCGCTTCCCGACCTACGAACTTCGAGCTGTTCGTCGACACGTTGAGGACACGTTGTCGCCGGGTGTGGCACTTGCCTGCGCAGGTGCGAGATGTCAGGGACGGACTCAGGGAACTCGTCGCCGACGGTGTCGCCACGACGGCTCCCACCTCGTTGCGTCGCCCGTGTGGTTCGGAGCGCGCTCTTGCGGTCGTACGTGCCGAGCTCGCGGCGGTCCGAGCGGCGGCGCACCGATACGGTGGCACGGTCAACGACGTCCTGTTGGCGGCAGTCGGTGGTGCGCTCGGTGATCTGCTGCGGAGCCGCGGGGAGTCGACCGACGCCGTCCTCGTGTCGGTCCCGGTCTCCGGCAGACGTCCGCAGGTCGACAGCCGGCCGACCAACAAGGTCGGCGTGATCACCGTTCCGATCCCCACGGGTGGTCAGCCGGCGCGCCGACTGGCGTCCGTCACCAGGACCACGAGATCGCACCGGACCACACGACCCGGGGCGTCGGTCGCCCTGCTGGGACCGGTGTTCCGGGCGCTGGACCGGTTGGGGCTTTTCGACTGGTTCGTGCGGAGGCAGCGGTTCATCGACACGTCCGTCACCAACCTGCATGGACCGGTCGGGTCGTTGTCCTTCCTCGGAGTGCGTGTGGACGAGGTGGTCGCCGTGTCGACACTGACTGGCAACGTGACGGTGAACTTCGCCGTGCTGTCCTACGCGGGTCGCCTCACCATGACCGTCGTCGCCGACGAGGCGACCTGCCCGGACCTGGACGTGCTGGCGGCCGCGCTACAACGGGAGCTCGACGTGCTCGCCGGAGGAGACGCACGCGCGACATCTCTGGTTGGGGTTGCCGCGTCCGGCAATTCGGTATGA
- a CDS encoding GNAT family N-acetyltransferase, giving the protein MSPSTQDLPREDDVLLRNGVIARLRPLRSIDREAIVALHHGLSERSRYLRFFSLGLHGADEFVDRLFHYAEAGEAWAYVALVHDEIVGLGSTIRVSESAAEMAFAVSDDMHDLGIATLLLERLAAAAERSGIREFVSSELTTNSAMLDVIRMSGFDANMSRDHEVVEVRFPVHLTDRLREAIGERERRNDVASVDSLLGPRSVAVIGASRRAGSPGATVFTNLVDGDFSGAVYPVNPSAAEIHGVTSYGSVLDVPGDVDLAIVAVPADAVIPVVRDCAAKRVRSVVVLSSGFAEAGAEGQARQDELLRVVRAGDMRLVGPNCLGVANTDPAVRLDATFATTGVIPGAVGLMTQSGAVGIAVLRRAEELGIGLSAFVSAGNKADISGNDMLMYFDDDARTRVVALYLESFGNPRKFSRLARHVGRNKPVVALVGGASRAGRRAATGHTAAAVTSDTAVDALFGQCGVVRARSLEHFLHVTSLFAHQELPRGRRVAVVSNGGGPAVLAVDALAAAGVELAELDPSTTAKIRGTVRDVAGAANPVDLGSGASAADLASVLEDVARDPGVDAVVAVHTPVPGLDGDAFAQAAGSVSDVLAAKPVVAVMIGERAGRPPIAGSRNAIPVFGFPEDAAQALASVIDYVAWRERAPGEVPDLNVRTQQARDLVTRRLLENPGGCRLDAVDTRHLLDCYGISTVEAVGASGATSAVDAANWVGYPVVMKVASAELVHKSDVGGVRVGINDAAAVIEAYQEMEPVLAGLHRPGVLIQRQVKPGVELIVGVSQDPLFGPLVMLGTGGTSTELFADHVFSMTPLTDADTARAVRGLRGSPLLFGYRGTTPVDVDAVERLLLRVGRLADDLPQVAEIDLNPVIASETGIAIVDAKIRLHPARDLADPALPRLRPPLGTGAPSEPQEGRVS; this is encoded by the coding sequence ATGAGCCCTTCGACGCAGGACCTGCCGCGCGAGGACGACGTCCTCCTCCGCAACGGTGTCATCGCCAGGCTCCGGCCCCTGCGATCAATCGACAGGGAGGCGATCGTCGCCTTGCACCACGGCTTGTCGGAGCGGAGCCGTTACCTGAGGTTCTTCAGCCTCGGGCTTCACGGCGCGGACGAGTTCGTCGACCGGTTGTTCCATTACGCAGAAGCCGGCGAGGCGTGGGCTTACGTGGCACTCGTTCACGACGAGATCGTCGGGCTGGGCAGCACGATCCGGGTCTCCGAGAGCGCCGCGGAGATGGCGTTCGCGGTCTCCGACGACATGCACGACCTGGGGATCGCGACGTTGCTGCTCGAACGGCTCGCCGCGGCCGCCGAACGCTCGGGCATCCGCGAGTTCGTGTCCAGCGAGCTGACCACCAACAGCGCGATGCTCGACGTCATCAGGATGTCCGGGTTCGACGCCAACATGTCCCGTGACCACGAGGTTGTCGAGGTGCGGTTCCCGGTCCACCTGACCGACCGTCTCAGGGAGGCGATCGGAGAACGCGAGCGTCGCAACGACGTCGCTTCGGTCGACTCCCTCCTCGGGCCACGGTCGGTGGCAGTCATCGGAGCCAGCCGTCGCGCGGGGTCTCCTGGTGCGACCGTGTTCACGAACCTCGTCGACGGTGACTTCTCCGGAGCGGTGTACCCGGTGAATCCCTCGGCAGCGGAGATCCACGGCGTGACGTCGTACGGGTCGGTCCTGGACGTCCCTGGCGACGTCGACCTCGCCATCGTCGCCGTGCCCGCCGACGCCGTGATCCCTGTCGTCCGCGACTGCGCCGCCAAGCGAGTGCGCAGTGTCGTGGTGCTGTCGTCCGGCTTCGCCGAGGCCGGTGCCGAGGGTCAGGCGCGACAAGACGAGCTGCTTCGTGTCGTCCGCGCGGGCGACATGCGCTTGGTGGGCCCCAACTGCCTGGGTGTGGCGAACACCGACCCTGCCGTCCGGCTCGACGCGACGTTCGCGACCACGGGAGTCATCCCCGGCGCCGTGGGGCTCATGACCCAGTCGGGCGCGGTCGGCATCGCCGTACTGCGCCGGGCCGAGGAACTGGGAATCGGCCTGTCCGCATTCGTGTCGGCCGGCAACAAGGCAGACATCAGCGGCAACGACATGCTCATGTACTTCGACGACGACGCCAGGACCCGTGTCGTCGCGCTGTACCTCGAGTCCTTCGGCAATCCGAGGAAGTTCTCCCGTCTCGCCCGCCACGTGGGCCGGAACAAGCCGGTGGTGGCATTGGTGGGCGGCGCGAGCCGGGCCGGCCGTCGTGCGGCCACGGGGCACACGGCCGCGGCCGTGACCTCCGACACCGCGGTGGACGCGCTCTTCGGGCAGTGCGGCGTCGTTCGTGCCCGCTCGCTCGAGCACTTCCTCCACGTGACCAGCCTGTTCGCGCACCAGGAGCTCCCCCGCGGCCGCAGGGTGGCCGTCGTGAGCAACGGCGGCGGCCCGGCTGTCCTCGCCGTCGACGCACTCGCGGCCGCCGGCGTGGAGCTCGCGGAGCTCGACCCGTCGACAACGGCGAAGATCCGCGGCACGGTGCGCGACGTCGCCGGCGCAGCCAACCCCGTCGACCTGGGTTCCGGCGCGTCGGCGGCCGACCTGGCGAGCGTCCTCGAGGACGTCGCACGCGATCCCGGTGTCGACGCCGTCGTCGCCGTGCACACTCCCGTGCCCGGTCTCGACGGCGACGCTTTCGCCCAGGCGGCCGGGTCCGTCTCGGACGTCCTCGCGGCGAAACCGGTGGTGGCCGTCATGATCGGGGAACGTGCCGGCAGACCGCCGATCGCCGGTTCCCGCAACGCCATTCCCGTCTTCGGTTTCCCCGAGGACGCCGCACAGGCGCTCGCCTCGGTCATCGACTACGTGGCATGGCGCGAGCGTGCGCCGGGGGAGGTTCCTGACCTGAACGTCCGGACGCAACAAGCCCGCGACCTCGTGACCCGGCGGCTGCTGGAGAATCCGGGCGGCTGCCGTCTCGACGCTGTCGACACCCGCCACCTGCTGGACTGCTATGGGATCAGCACCGTCGAGGCGGTCGGCGCGTCCGGCGCGACGAGCGCGGTCGACGCGGCGAACTGGGTCGGGTACCCGGTCGTGATGAAGGTCGCCAGCGCGGAACTCGTGCACAAGAGCGACGTGGGCGGAGTCCGGGTCGGAATCAACGACGCGGCGGCCGTCATCGAGGCGTACCAGGAGATGGAACCGGTCCTCGCCGGGCTCCATCGTCCGGGAGTGCTGATCCAGCGGCAGGTGAAGCCGGGCGTGGAGCTCATCGTCGGCGTGAGCCAGGATCCGCTGTTCGGGCCGCTCGTCATGCTCGGCACCGGAGGAACCTCGACCGAGCTGTTCGCCGACCACGTCTTCTCGATGACCCCGCTGACAGACGCCGACACGGCGCGCGCGGTCCGGGGACTGCGCGGCTCACCGCTGCTCTTCGGCTACCGCGGCACCACGCCGGTGGACGTCGATGCGGTCGAGAGGCTCCTGCTCCGCGTGGGCCGTCTCGCGGACGATCTGCCGCAGGTCGCGGAGATCGATCTCAACCCGGTCATCGCTTCCGAGACCGGCATCGCGATCGTCGACGCGAAGATCCGACTCCACCCCGCCCGCGACCTCGCCGACCCGGCGTTGCCGCGGCTCCGTCCACCGCTCGGCACCGGCGCGCCGTCCGAGCCTCAGGAAGGTCGTGTGTCATGA
- a CDS encoding DUF998 domain-containing protein, translating to MARIHATRRKTHLPAGRTEPRSTTGRSAQVAGALLSLAGMGILMGIVTGEALYPGSYSTHRNTVSDLAATRPLDIVLQPSATIFNVTIIVTGAAILAAAGFAGRATSNRTLTVLIALLGVGVAGVGFFPGDHGAIHAILTQIAFIAGGLAAIVASWASKPPFRFLSLVLGVTSLGFLTLYTVVGPGGVFVGSLGEGGTERWIAYPVVLWLVGYGSYLTASGARTPRPGPPSNSSPKGPDDAVTRDDP from the coding sequence ATGGCGCGAATTCACGCCACCCGACGCAAGACCCATCTGCCTGCCGGGAGGACGGAGCCGAGATCCACAACCGGCCGATCCGCTCAGGTCGCGGGGGCGCTCCTGAGCCTTGCCGGCATGGGGATTCTGATGGGCATCGTCACCGGTGAAGCTCTCTATCCCGGCAGCTACAGCACTCACCGCAATACGGTCAGCGACCTCGCGGCCACCCGCCCACTCGATATCGTGCTGCAGCCCTCGGCCACGATCTTCAATGTCACCATAATCGTCACCGGCGCCGCGATCCTCGCGGCGGCCGGGTTCGCCGGGCGCGCCACGAGCAACCGAACCCTTACCGTGCTCATCGCGCTCCTCGGTGTCGGCGTCGCCGGCGTCGGCTTCTTCCCCGGCGATCACGGTGCGATCCACGCGATCCTCACCCAGATCGCCTTCATCGCGGGAGGGCTCGCGGCCATCGTCGCCTCCTGGGCGAGCAAACCACCGTTTCGCTTCCTCTCCTTGGTCCTCGGCGTGACGAGCCTCGGATTCCTCACTCTCTACACCGTCGTAGGGCCAGGTGGCGTCTTCGTGGGCTCCCTCGGCGAGGGCGGGACCGAGCGGTGGATCGCCTACCCCGTCGTCCTGTGGCTGGTGGGCTACGGCTCATACCTGACCGCATCCGGAGCGAGAACGCCTCGACCCGGACCTCCATCGAACTCATCCCCGAAGGGACCTGACGATGCCGTCACACGCGATGACCCATGA
- a CDS encoding GAF domain-containing protein, whose protein sequence is MGDGDGPSPGEALHPQLRLDELLRQLQGQVDTVLTVRDRMQELLSAVVSVGSNLELGDVLDRIVRAAVELVDATYGALGVLDEQGVSLIEFRYLGISEEEARAIGHLPSGHGILGLLITDPRPLRLRDLSKHPASYGFPPNHPPMSDFIGVPVRVRGQVFGNLYLTEKKTGVEFDESDENILQALAAAAGVAVENARLFETSQRGERWRRASSDVVSALLSGSDVAPVLDLIAARARDFTDATQALVLLPEDDSTSLRIVAAAGEDAARLAGVNVAMGDGRAGAVYASGVAESWGVGEAPVAQRLADVGDVGHRLVVPLGDKGHTRGVLLVYNRPGVSFSPSVLETLTAFAEQAAVAIELAERRRDTERLSLYQDRERIARNLHDLVIQRLFATGMGLANVSRMIPVQPRLAGERVDKAVDDIDVTIRDIRSTIFALQNPETYERGLRTRILDVVAESAPVLGFEPSVLFEGLVDTMIPDHVGSHLLAVVRESLANVAKHARAGSAAVSVDVGDDVVVEVRDDGVGPPREGRRSGLANLANRAGELGGSLDVTDAHPGTVLRWRVPLTTPDG, encoded by the coding sequence ATGGGTGACGGCGACGGTCCCTCTCCCGGTGAGGCGTTGCATCCTCAGCTGCGGCTCGACGAGCTGCTCCGGCAGCTGCAGGGGCAGGTCGACACGGTGCTCACCGTTCGCGACCGGATGCAGGAGCTGCTGAGTGCGGTCGTGTCGGTCGGCAGCAATCTCGAGCTGGGTGACGTGCTCGACCGGATCGTTCGCGCGGCGGTCGAGCTCGTCGATGCCACCTACGGCGCGCTCGGTGTCCTCGACGAGCAGGGCGTGTCACTGATCGAGTTCCGCTACCTGGGTATCAGCGAGGAGGAGGCGCGAGCGATCGGCCACCTGCCTTCCGGACACGGCATCCTCGGCCTGCTGATCACCGACCCTCGGCCCCTTCGCCTTCGTGATCTCTCGAAGCATCCGGCGTCCTACGGCTTCCCGCCGAATCATCCGCCGATGAGCGATTTCATCGGGGTTCCTGTTCGGGTGCGGGGCCAGGTGTTCGGCAACCTCTACCTCACCGAGAAGAAGACCGGGGTCGAGTTCGACGAGTCGGACGAGAACATCCTCCAGGCGCTCGCGGCCGCGGCCGGCGTCGCCGTCGAGAATGCTCGCCTCTTCGAGACCTCCCAGCGTGGAGAGCGGTGGCGGAGGGCCTCGTCCGACGTGGTGTCCGCCCTGTTGTCGGGGTCGGACGTGGCGCCGGTTCTCGACCTGATCGCAGCCAGGGCGCGGGACTTCACCGACGCCACGCAGGCGCTCGTGCTGTTACCGGAGGACGACTCCACCTCGTTGCGCATCGTGGCCGCCGCGGGGGAGGATGCGGCGCGGCTGGCCGGCGTCAATGTGGCCATGGGCGACGGTCGCGCGGGTGCCGTGTACGCCTCTGGGGTCGCCGAGAGCTGGGGTGTCGGTGAGGCACCTGTGGCGCAGCGGTTGGCGGACGTGGGCGATGTCGGGCACCGGCTCGTCGTGCCTCTCGGCGACAAGGGTCATACCCGCGGCGTGTTGCTCGTCTACAACCGCCCGGGCGTGTCGTTCTCACCCTCGGTGCTGGAGACGCTGACGGCGTTCGCCGAGCAGGCCGCGGTGGCCATCGAGCTGGCCGAACGCCGGCGCGACACCGAGCGCCTGTCCCTGTATCAGGATCGTGAGCGGATCGCCAGGAACCTGCATGACCTCGTGATCCAGCGACTCTTCGCGACCGGCATGGGACTCGCGAACGTGAGCAGGATGATCCCTGTCCAGCCACGTCTGGCGGGTGAGCGGGTGGACAAGGCGGTCGACGACATCGACGTCACGATCCGGGACATCAGGTCGACGATCTTCGCGTTGCAGAATCCGGAGACGTACGAGCGCGGGCTGCGTACCCGGATTCTCGACGTCGTGGCGGAGTCGGCGCCGGTGTTGGGGTTCGAGCCGTCGGTCCTTTTCGAGGGACTCGTCGACACGATGATCCCTGACCACGTCGGTTCGCACCTGCTCGCGGTGGTGCGGGAGTCGCTGGCGAACGTGGCGAAGCACGCGCGCGCCGGCTCGGCGGCGGTGTCGGTCGACGTCGGTGACGACGTGGTCGTCGAGGTCCGCGACGACGGCGTCGGCCCTCCTCGTGAAGGGCGGCGTAGCGGGCTCGCCAATCTTGCGAATCGCGCGGGAGAGCTGGGTGGCTCGTTGGACGTTACGGACGCCCACCCTGGAACCGTGCTGCGGTGGCGCGTCCCGCTGACGACACCCGACGGCTAG
- a CDS encoding HAD-IC family P-type ATPase, whose amino-acid sequence MATNVSDIPTTDLTQGLTQQQAAARLHEYGPNAVPEPRPPHLGRRIVAQLRDPLVMVLLAAVVVTVALRDYSDAIVIILVVVLNTTVGLVQEVRADHAVAALRRLTAPTAQVMRDGRRSTVDVGTLVPGDVVLLAAGDIVPADVRLVEVASLRVDEAALTGESMPVDKYLSDGDQGEVLAGTVVTGGRGRGVVTRTGLDSALGKIVALVAGQPRQATPLQRRLAGLGRTLGVAAVALSGLVLVAGLVRGLPLADMILTAVSLVVAAVPESLPAVVTVTLALGAHRMARRAAIVRRLPAVETLGSVTVIAADKTGTLTEGSMRCELVAAGDDLVDVTSTHRALRASEAVRAVARDFALCNDASWSGQDGASSTDDPVEVALVAAAQDLGVGPDVRERHPRVLEIPFDADRRRMTTVHRAPDGSYLAMSKGAPEVLLADETASPSLTRTAERLTRAGYRVLAIAEARWETRPPDDELETGLTPVGLVALTDPVRTTAPEVVRRFRRAGIRMVLITGDHPATAAAVAERVGFARPAEIATGADLAAGTVRAEDVTVFARTRPEQKMDIVHALKRHGEVVAMTGDGVNDAPALRAANIGVAMGRGGTEVARQSADLVLADDELATVGVAIEEGRRIYANIRRFLVYAMSGGAAEILVMLVGPFLGMTVPLLPAQILWVNMLTHGLPGVALGAEPAERGLLDVPPQRPGKAVLDRRLAGRVMAIAVLITAACLGTAAWAASTGRPWQTMLFVVLGVAQLGVALSVRARPAAGTRRNRSLLIAVTSSFVLQLAAVTIGPLRDLLGTGPLSPRDFGICLAVAVVPGLVLATIRALTAGRPHRRGPTPLPTRHATGPQWDQSARKKGHS is encoded by the coding sequence ATGGCGACGAACGTGTCGGACATCCCGACGACCGACCTCACCCAGGGGCTTACTCAACAGCAGGCTGCCGCAAGGCTGCACGAGTACGGACCCAACGCCGTCCCCGAGCCTCGGCCGCCCCACCTCGGCAGGCGTATCGTCGCCCAGCTACGTGATCCACTCGTTATGGTCCTCCTGGCCGCGGTGGTCGTGACCGTGGCACTTCGCGACTACTCCGACGCGATCGTGATCATCCTGGTAGTCGTCCTCAACACCACCGTCGGTCTCGTCCAGGAGGTGCGTGCCGACCATGCCGTCGCCGCACTTCGCCGGCTCACCGCGCCGACCGCGCAGGTGATGCGTGACGGTCGTCGCTCGACGGTGGATGTCGGGACACTCGTTCCGGGTGACGTGGTACTCCTCGCAGCCGGTGACATCGTCCCGGCGGACGTGCGACTTGTCGAGGTCGCGTCCCTGCGGGTGGACGAGGCGGCATTGACCGGCGAGAGCATGCCGGTGGACAAGTACCTATCCGACGGTGACCAGGGTGAGGTCCTCGCCGGAACGGTGGTGACCGGGGGTCGTGGGCGAGGCGTCGTTACGAGGACGGGCCTCGACAGCGCTCTGGGCAAGATCGTCGCACTGGTCGCCGGGCAACCGCGACAAGCCACTCCCCTGCAGCGACGCCTCGCCGGACTCGGCCGGACGCTGGGAGTAGCGGCGGTGGCACTCTCCGGACTCGTGCTGGTCGCCGGCCTGGTACGCGGACTCCCGTTGGCCGACATGATCCTCACCGCTGTCAGCCTGGTCGTCGCGGCCGTGCCCGAGTCTCTGCCCGCCGTCGTGACCGTGACCCTCGCCCTCGGTGCACACCGGATGGCACGCCGGGCTGCCATCGTCCGACGCCTTCCAGCGGTCGAGACGCTCGGTTCCGTAACCGTCATCGCGGCGGACAAGACCGGCACCCTGACCGAGGGCTCCATGCGATGCGAGCTGGTCGCCGCGGGTGATGACCTCGTCGACGTGACGTCCACGCACCGTGCGCTCCGTGCCAGCGAGGCGGTACGTGCCGTGGCGCGTGACTTCGCCCTGTGCAACGACGCCTCCTGGTCCGGCCAGGACGGGGCATCGTCCACGGACGACCCGGTCGAGGTGGCGCTGGTCGCAGCCGCTCAGGACCTCGGCGTAGGTCCGGACGTGCGAGAGCGGCACCCACGGGTGCTCGAGATCCCCTTCGACGCCGACCGGCGACGAATGACCACGGTCCACCGCGCCCCTGACGGTTCCTATCTCGCCATGAGCAAGGGCGCTCCCGAAGTTCTGCTCGCTGACGAGACCGCCAGCCCGTCGTTGACCCGGACGGCCGAACGACTCACCCGCGCCGGATACCGGGTTCTCGCCATCGCAGAGGCACGGTGGGAGACCCGGCCTCCGGACGACGAGTTGGAGACCGGGCTGACGCCCGTGGGCCTGGTCGCGCTGACCGATCCGGTGCGCACAACCGCTCCGGAGGTCGTGCGCCGCTTTCGGCGCGCCGGCATCCGGATGGTGCTGATCACCGGTGACCACCCGGCCACCGCCGCAGCCGTCGCAGAACGCGTAGGCTTCGCGCGTCCGGCGGAGATCGCGACCGGTGCAGACCTCGCCGCCGGCACCGTGCGCGCAGAGGATGTCACCGTGTTCGCGCGCACGCGCCCCGAGCAGAAGATGGACATCGTCCATGCGTTGAAGCGACATGGCGAGGTCGTGGCCATGACCGGCGACGGGGTGAACGACGCGCCCGCCCTGCGCGCCGCGAACATCGGCGTCGCAATGGGCCGCGGAGGCACAGAGGTCGCCCGGCAGTCCGCTGACCTGGTGCTCGCCGACGACGAGCTCGCCACCGTCGGTGTCGCGATCGAGGAAGGGCGCCGGATCTACGCCAACATCCGTCGGTTCCTCGTGTACGCGATGTCCGGTGGCGCCGCGGAGATCCTGGTGATGCTCGTCGGCCCGTTCCTCGGCATGACCGTCCCGCTCCTGCCTGCGCAGATCCTCTGGGTCAACATGCTCACCCACGGGCTCCCCGGCGTCGCCCTCGGGGCCGAGCCTGCCGAGCGTGGCCTCCTCGACGTCCCTCCGCAGCGTCCCGGCAAGGCCGTGCTCGACCGGCGCCTGGCCGGTCGTGTGATGGCGATCGCGGTCCTCATCACAGCTGCGTGCCTAGGCACGGCTGCCTGGGCAGCGTCGACGGGACGGCCGTGGCAGACGATGCTCTTCGTCGTCCTCGGAGTCGCCCAGCTCGGAGTCGCGCTGTCCGTCCGCGCACGCCCCGCGGCCGGCACGAGGAGGAACCGCTCGCTCTTGATCGCGGTCACCTCCTCGTTCGTGCTGCAGCTGGCCGCCGTGACGATCGGACCGCTTCGCGACCTCCTCGGCACCGGTCCCCTCTCACCACGAGATTTCGGGATATGCCTGGCGGTGGCGGTCGTCCCGGGACTCGTGCTGGCGACGATCCGGGCACTCACCGCCGGAAGACCCCACCGGCGGGGCCCTACGCCCCTGCCGACCCGACACGCGACCGGACCACAGTGGGATCAGAGCGCACGGAAGAAGGGGCACTCATGA
- a CDS encoding universal stress protein, whose translation MAARPARHIRREEALVPASTASEVVVGHDGSRPSEAGLSWAIAEARLRRLPLVVCHAWQWPYPGHASTPSVEAAAREAARRVLDAAVARVSRIAGVPAVLGRFVEGSPAAALVMMSSSATLIVLGARGGGGFDDLRVGSAAVQVPAHASCPVVVVKDSVAVPVVPFRVVVGVDGSPASEAALAFAFEEAAIRHGELQIVCSWWDAGAAQGTPAIPFTQVDGLEQVAAARFQRTVAPWLERYPHVEASTAFVMEPPREALREASVGASLLVVGNRGIGTASATLLGAVSRTTLHDAPCPVAIVHATRDIPHG comes from the coding sequence GTGGCGGCGAGACCAGCTCGTCACATCCGACGAGAGGAGGCACTGGTGCCGGCGTCGACAGCCAGTGAGGTAGTGGTCGGCCATGACGGGTCCAGGCCCAGCGAGGCCGGTCTTTCCTGGGCGATCGCGGAGGCCCGGTTGCGGCGCCTGCCGTTGGTCGTGTGCCATGCCTGGCAGTGGCCGTATCCGGGTCACGCTTCCACGCCCTCGGTCGAGGCGGCGGCACGAGAGGCCGCGCGCAGGGTCCTGGACGCGGCTGTCGCCCGGGTGTCCAGGATCGCCGGCGTGCCTGCGGTCCTCGGGCGATTCGTCGAAGGATCCCCCGCGGCGGCGTTGGTCATGATGTCGAGCAGTGCCACGCTCATCGTCCTCGGCGCACGAGGCGGTGGCGGGTTCGACGATCTGCGGGTCGGGTCGGCCGCCGTCCAGGTCCCTGCGCACGCGTCCTGCCCTGTGGTCGTCGTCAAGGACTCCGTCGCGGTACCGGTCGTCCCCTTCCGCGTGGTCGTCGGCGTGGACGGGTCACCGGCCAGCGAGGCCGCGCTCGCGTTCGCCTTCGAGGAAGCCGCGATTCGCCATGGGGAGCTACAGATCGTCTGCAGCTGGTGGGACGCAGGCGCCGCCCAGGGCACTCCGGCGATCCCCTTCACCCAGGTCGACGGCCTCGAGCAGGTCGCGGCGGCCCGTTTCCAGCGCACCGTCGCACCGTGGTTGGAGAGGTACCCGCATGTGGAGGCCTCGACGGCGTTCGTGATGGAACCGCCCAGGGAAGCACTCCGTGAGGCGTCCGTTGGCGCGAGCCTGCTCGTGGTCGGCAACCGCGGCATCGGGACCGCGTCGGCCACCCTGCTCGGCGCCGTCAGCCGCACCACCCTGCACGATGCGCCCTGTCCGGTCGCCATCGTCCATGCGACGCGGGACATCCCCCACGGCTGA
- a CDS encoding response regulator has product MITVFLLDDHEVVRQGLRTVLEHEPDIEVVGEAENASQALGRVPALRPDIAVLDVRLPDGDGITVCRELRDRVPGLACIMLTSFPDDDAMMQAVMAGASGYLLKEVRGSKIVDAVRAVAQGNSLLDPVATARLLDKLRADAHRKDPLAALTAQEREVLALIGEGLTNRQIGERLFLAEKTVKNYISNVFTKLGIQRRTQAAILATKLQMDQDEHSRE; this is encoded by the coding sequence ATGATCACCGTCTTCCTGCTCGACGACCATGAAGTTGTCCGGCAGGGACTCCGTACCGTGCTCGAGCACGAGCCCGACATCGAGGTCGTCGGAGAGGCGGAGAACGCGTCGCAGGCACTCGGCCGGGTCCCCGCCCTGCGTCCCGACATCGCGGTCCTCGATGTCCGCCTCCCGGACGGCGACGGCATCACCGTGTGCCGCGAGCTCCGCGACAGAGTGCCGGGCTTGGCCTGCATCATGCTGACGTCGTTCCCCGACGACGACGCGATGATGCAGGCCGTCATGGCCGGTGCATCGGGCTACCTGCTGAAGGAGGTCAGGGGCTCGAAGATCGTCGACGCCGTCCGCGCTGTCGCGCAGGGGAACTCGCTGCTCGACCCCGTCGCCACCGCGCGGCTGCTCGACAAGCTCCGCGCCGACGCGCACCGCAAGGACCCGCTGGCAGCCCTCACCGCGCAGGAACGCGAGGTGCTCGCGCTCATCGGCGAAGGCCTCACCAACAGGCAGATCGGCGAACGGCTCTTCCTGGCGGAGAAGACCGTCAAGAACTACATCTCCAACGTCTTCACCAAGCTCGGCATACAGCGACGCACCCAGGCCGCCATCTTGGCGACCAAGCTGCAGATGGATCAGGACGAGCACAGCAGAGAGTGA